The DNA window ATGGTGGCGATGAAGTTCCGCTGCTGCCGGGCCCGCAGGTTCCGGATTTCCGGGTCCTCCGTGGGCCCCTCCACGCCGCAGTTCCACGACCGGTTGTGCGATTCGCCGTCCCGGTTGTCCTCCCCGTTGGCGGCGTTGTGCTTCGCGTTGTAGGAGACCAGGTCCCGCATGGTGAAACCGTCGTGGGCGGTGACGAAGTTGATGGACGCCACCGGCCGCCGTCCCGAGCGCTCATAGAGGTCCGACGAGCCGGTCAGGCGCGACGCGAACTCGCCCAGCGTGGCCGGCTCGCCCCGCCAGAAATCCCGCACGGTGTCCCGGTACTTGCCGTTCCACTCCGTCCACTGCGGCGGGAAGTTGCCCACCTGGTACCCGCCGGGCCCCACATCCCACGGCTCGGCAATCAGCTTGACCTGCGACACGATGGGGTCCTGCTGGACCAGTTCGAAGAACGTGGAGAGCCGGTCGACGTCGTAAAACTCCCGGGCCAGCGCCGCGGCGAGGTCGAAGCGGAAGCCGTCCACGTGCATCTCCGTGACCCAGTACCGCAGCGAATCCATGAGCAGCTGCAGCGAATGCGGGTGCCGCACGTTCAGCGTGTTCCCGGTGCCGGTGTAGTCCACGTAATGCTGCCTGGCGCCGTCCACCAGCCGGTAGTACGCCGCGTTGTCGATGCCCCGGAAACTCAACGTGGGGCCCAGGTGGTTCCCTTCCGCCGTATGGTTGTAGACGACGTCGAGGATCACCTCGATCCCCGCACGGTGCAGTGAGCGGACCATCGCCTTGAAGTCCTGGACCTGCTGGCCCATCTCGCCGATGGCGCTGTACGTGTTCTGCGGCGCGAAAAACCCGATGGTGTTGTAGCCCCAGTAATTGCCCAGGCCCTTCTCCTGCAGCGCGCCGTCGTTGACGAACTGGTGCACGGGCATCAGCTCAATCGCGGTCACGCCCAGCATCTGCAGGTGCGTTATGACGGCGGGATGCGCGACGGCGGCGAAGGTGCCGCGCTGCTCTTCGGGAACCTCCGGATGCAGCTGCGTGAGCCCCTTGACGTGGGCTTCGTAGATGACGGAGCGGTGGTACGGGGTCCTGGGCGGGTGGTCCCCGGCCCAGTCGAAGAACGGGTTGATCACCACGCCCAGCATGGTGTGCGCGGCGGAGTCCTGGTCGTTGCGGGAGAGCGGATCGCCGGCGTTGAACGAGTACAGCGACGGATGCCAGTCCATCTTCCCGGCGATGGCCTTGGCGTAGGGATCCAGCAGCAGCTTGTTCGGGTTGCAGCGCTGGCCCCTGGGCGGATCGTACGGGCCGTACACGCGGTATCCGTACATCTGCCCGGGCTGGACCTGCGGGAGGTAACAGTGCCAGACGTACCCGTCCACTTCGACGAGGTCCACGCGGGACTCCGTGCCGTCGTCGGCCATCAAACACAGCTGGACGGCCCTGGCCGCCTCGCTGAACACGGCGAAGTTGGTCCCCGCCCCGTCGAAGGTTGCACCCAGCGGATACGCGCGGCCCGGCCAGACTTCCATGGTCACTCCTGTGGCTGTTCAGTTGTCCATGTCAGGGCCGGGTCCGCGCGCCATACCCTGAGACAATGCTAAGCAGACTTAGTAGAATCGCCAAGCAGATTCGCCGTGCGGCCGCCAAGCATTTGTGATCCTCGCCTCTCCGCCGGTCCGTTTCCGGGGAGTCCGCGGGCCTCCGCACGGCGGGCTGCCTAGGATGCAGGGATGACTCCGCCAGACAGCCCGCCGCCCTTCAGCCTCCGCAGTATCGCTGTTCCGGCGTTCGGGCCGGCGCTGCTGTTCAACGTCGGGGAGGGCGCGGTGCTGCCCGTGGTGGCGCTGTCCGCCCGCGAACTGGGAGCCTCGGTGGCCGTGGCCGCCCTGATCGTCACGCTGATCGGCCTGGGCTCGTGGTTCTTCAACCTCCCGGCGTCCCTCATCACGCTGAAGTTCGGCGAGCGGTGGTCCATCGTGGGCGCCGCCGCAGCGGGCGCGCTGGC is part of the Arthrobacter sp. KBS0703 genome and encodes:
- the glgX gene encoding glycogen debranching protein GlgX; translation: MEVWPGRAYPLGATFDGAGTNFAVFSEAARAVQLCLMADDGTESRVDLVEVDGYVWHCYLPQVQPGQMYGYRVYGPYDPPRGQRCNPNKLLLDPYAKAIAGKMDWHPSLYSFNAGDPLSRNDQDSAAHTMLGVVINPFFDWAGDHPPRTPYHRSVIYEAHVKGLTQLHPEVPEEQRGTFAAVAHPAVITHLQMLGVTAIELMPVHQFVNDGALQEKGLGNYWGYNTIGFFAPQNTYSAIGEMGQQVQDFKAMVRSLHRAGIEVILDVVYNHTAEGNHLGPTLSFRGIDNAAYYRLVDGARQHYVDYTGTGNTLNVRHPHSLQLLMDSLRYWVTEMHVDGFRFDLAAALAREFYDVDRLSTFFELVQQDPIVSQVKLIAEPWDVGPGGYQVGNFPPQWTEWNGKYRDTVRDFWRGEPATLGEFASRLTGSSDLYERSGRRPVASINFVTAHDGFTMRDLVSYNAKHNAANGEDNRDGESHNRSWNCGVEGPTEDPEIRNLRARQQRNFIATMLLSQGVPMILHGDELGRTQLGNNNVYCQDSELSWVKWDEVDQPLLEFTAAVNRLRAAHPTFRRSTFFDGRPVRRLGKGEKLPDIVWLNEDGTEMLPEDWGRGFGRTIGVFLNGDGIQGRDDRGRQITDVNFLLYFNAHDDDIKFTLPAGEFAASWDMVINTAGNGVERVPLVAGSVLKVAARSMTVLRARDLTRHEPNLSIAPSLAVLARGRSAELAAESAPSGTVSYTHLDVYKRQASPARRARRPRGTRGAGRAGRAGSPGRA